Genomic DNA from Nocardioides aquaticus:
TCCAAGCGGTCGGTCGCCCCCGTGGGCTGACGCCCCGGGGGCGGGTGTCTTGCAACTCGTTGCATAGGTGCGGCACGATGGCGGCATGGCCCTCGAGCACGTGCTCCTGGTCGCGCTGCGCGAGCAGCCCGGCTCCGGGCTCGAGCTGACCCGCCGGTTCGAGCGCTCGCTGGGCTACTTCTGGCACGCCACGCACCAGCAGATCTACCGCGTGCTGGCCCGGATGGAGGCCGACGGGTGGGTCGCGGTCGAGACCGTCGCCCAGTCCGGGCGGCCCGACAAGCGCACCTTCACGGTGACGACTGCTGGCGAGGACGCCCTTGCCGCTTGGCTGGCCTCACCGACGCCGATGGAGACCTTCCGCAGCGAGCTGGCCGTCAAGCTGCGCGGGGCGTCGTACGGCGACCGCGCCGCGGTGCTCGACCTCGCGCGCGCCCAGCTGGTCGAGCACACCGCCCGGCTGACGCACTACGAGCAGCTGTCCGACCGCGACTACCCGGACCCCGCCGCGCTGACCGGCCCCGACCTCGACCGGCACCTGGTGCTGCGCGGCGGGATCGGCCTGGAGCGGTTCTGGGTCACCTGGCTCACCGAGTACCTGGAGGCACACGCATGACCCAGCCCACCGCCGGCACCGACCCCGCGAGCACCCCGTACCCGCACCTGCTCGAGCCGATCACCCTCGGCGGAGCCAGCGGCACCGGCGGGCTGACCCTGCGCAACCGCGTGGTGATGGGCTCGATGCACACCGGGCTCGAGGACACCGTCCGCGACCTCCCGAGGCTCGCGGCGTACTTCGCGGAGCGGGCGCGCGGCGGGGTCGGGCTGATCGTCACCGGCGGGTACGCCCCCGACAAGCGCGGCTGGCTGAAGCCGCTGGCCTCCGAGATGACCACCCGCCTGCAGGCGATCCGCCACCGCGAGGTGACCGGCGCGGTGCACGACGAGGGCGGCGCGATCGCGCTGCAGGTGCTGCACGCCGGGCGCTACGGCTACCACCCGTTCAGCGTCTCGGCCTCGCGCCGCAAGTCGCCGATCACGCCCTTCCGGCCCAGCGCGCTGACCTCGCGCGGCGTCGACCGGACCGCCACCCACTTCGCCCGGACCGCCGCCCTGGCGGTGAAGGCCGGTTACGACGCCGTCGAGGTGATGGGCTCGGAGGGCTACCTGATCAACCAGTTCCTGGCCTCCCGCACCAACGACCGCACCGACGCCTGGGGCGGCAGCGCCGAGAAGCGGATGCGCTTCCCGCTCGAGGTGGTGCGCCGCACCCGCGAGCTGGTCGGCGGCGACCTGCCGGTCGTCTACCGGATCTCGCTGCTCGACCTGGTCGAGGGCGGGCAGACGTGGGAGGAGGTCCTCGAGCTGGCCCAGCGCCTGGTCGGCG
This window encodes:
- a CDS encoding PadR family transcriptional regulator — its product is MALEHVLLVALREQPGSGLELTRRFERSLGYFWHATHQQIYRVLARMEADGWVAVETVAQSGRPDKRTFTVTTAGEDALAAWLASPTPMETFRSELAVKLRGASYGDRAAVLDLARAQLVEHTARLTHYEQLSDRDYPDPAALTGPDLDRHLVLRGGIGLERFWVTWLTEYLEAHA